A stretch of the Tardiphaga sp. 709 genome encodes the following:
- a CDS encoding MlaD family protein, with amino-acid sequence METRANFVLIGIFTLAVIAAAFGFVLWFQNLHSTTQRTPLRIIFEGAASGLRNGGNVNFNGIRVGEVVSVKLDNPKRVVALAMVENIAPIRKDTQVGLEFQGLTGVAAIALKGGDEAAPAVPLDTDGVPVLTADPELLRDISESIRATLNNVNRLVADNQDTLKGAMKNVETFTATLAKNSEVIDGIMLKIDSVMGKADGVMGKADSVVARTDNILLGLDALAGGKDGGELTAAVKSFHELTENLDKRSGALMLDGRRTLADISRAVNNLDRNPTRLLFGASSGTPAAAPAPAAPPAPAAPPRRRQQAQ; translated from the coding sequence ATGGAAACGCGGGCGAACTTCGTCCTGATCGGAATTTTCACGCTGGCGGTGATTGCCGCAGCGTTCGGCTTCGTGTTGTGGTTCCAGAATCTGCATTCGACCACGCAGCGCACGCCGCTGCGCATCATCTTCGAAGGCGCGGCGTCGGGCCTGCGCAACGGCGGCAATGTCAACTTCAATGGTATCCGGGTCGGTGAGGTCGTCTCCGTGAAGCTCGACAATCCCAAGCGCGTCGTTGCGCTGGCGATGGTCGAGAATATCGCGCCTATTCGCAAGGACACGCAGGTCGGCCTGGAATTTCAGGGGCTCACGGGTGTAGCGGCGATCGCGCTGAAGGGCGGCGATGAAGCTGCGCCCGCGGTCCCGTTGGACACCGACGGCGTGCCGGTGCTGACGGCCGATCCGGAACTGCTGCGGGATATATCGGAATCGATCCGGGCGACGCTCAACAACGTCAATCGTCTGGTCGCCGACAATCAGGATACTCTCAAGGGCGCCATGAAGAATGTCGAAACCTTCACGGCGACGCTGGCGAAAAATTCGGAAGTGATCGACGGCATCATGCTGAAGATCGACAGCGTGATGGGCAAGGCCGATGGTGTCATGGGCAAGGCCGACAGCGTCGTCGCGCGGACCGACAATATTCTGCTCGGCCTTGATGCGCTCGCGGGCGGCAAGGACGGCGGCGAACTCACGGCGGCCGTGAAGTCGTTTCATGAGCTGACAGAGAATCTCGACAAGCGTTCCGGTGCATTGATGCTCGATGGCCGCCGTACCCTCGCCGATATCAGCCGTGCGGTGAACAATCTTGACCGCAACCCGACGCGTCTGTTGTTTGGCGCCAGCAGCGGCACACCCGCGGCTGCACCTGCTCCGGCCGCGCCGCCGGCACCCGCTGCTCCGCCGCGTCGTCGCCAGCAGGCTCAATAG
- a CDS encoding ABC transporter ATP-binding protein: MTSTTATPITETPTGAASISADAIISVRDLTVAFGSRRVLDGLNLDVTRGEILGFVGASGAGKSVLMRTIIGLVPKVSGTIEVFGTDLDGGDKERRDVERRWGILFQHGALFSSLNVRQNIQFPVREYLKVSERLLDEITMAKLTMVGLKPEVADRYPSELSGGMIKRVALARALALDPEIVFLDEPTSGLDPIGAGDFDELVRTLQRTLGLTVFMVTHDLDSLHTACDRIAVLGNGKIIAQGTMADMLASQHPWLREYFHGKRARAVIG; encoded by the coding sequence ATGACCTCGACGACTGCGACGCCCATTACTGAGACGCCGACGGGTGCTGCCTCCATCTCTGCCGATGCGATCATCAGCGTGCGCGATCTTACCGTGGCATTCGGCAGCCGCCGTGTACTCGATGGTCTCAATCTCGATGTCACCCGCGGCGAAATCCTCGGCTTCGTCGGTGCGTCCGGCGCCGGCAAGTCCGTGCTGATGCGCACGATCATTGGCCTCGTGCCGAAAGTCTCCGGCACGATCGAGGTGTTCGGAACTGATCTCGATGGCGGCGACAAGGAACGCCGCGATGTCGAGCGGCGCTGGGGCATCCTGTTTCAGCACGGGGCGTTGTTCTCGTCACTCAACGTGCGGCAGAACATCCAGTTTCCGGTGCGCGAATATCTCAAGGTCTCGGAGCGTCTGCTCGATGAGATCACCATGGCCAAGCTTACCATGGTCGGGCTCAAGCCGGAGGTCGCGGATCGCTATCCGTCGGAACTTTCGGGCGGCATGATCAAGCGCGTTGCGCTGGCGCGGGCGCTCGCGCTCGATCCGGAGATTGTGTTCCTGGACGAGCCGACATCGGGTCTCGATCCGATCGGCGCCGGCGATTTCGACGAACTGGTGCGCACGCTGCAGCGAACTTTGGGGCTGACCGTTTTCATGGTAACTCATGATCTCGACAGCCTGCATACAGCCTGCGACCGGATCGCCGTTCTCGGCAATGGCAAGATCATCGCGCAGGGAACGATGGCCGACATGCTGGCCTCGCAACATCCCTGGCTACGGGAATATTTCCACGGCAAGCGCGCACGCGCTGTTATCGGCTAG
- a CDS encoding ABC transporter permease, producing MSGPTLEQIAKGDGLALCAAGSWTARFAPALEKLVGEAEKLTGSRPNIFIDVSQVSKLDTFGAWLIERLRRALTNGGHEAQIAGLSANYATLVDEVRRVKPAVPLPASGSALTAVLDGIGRNIYGIGETLVALVDMIGAVIAAWFRVWRHPSKFRLTSVVHHLEQVCWNAVPIVVLITFLIGCIVAQQGLFHFRRFGADVFVVDMLGVLVLRELGVLLVAIMVAGRSGSAYTAELGSMKMREEIDALRTMGFDAIEVLILPRMVALVLALPILAFLGAMAALYGGGLVAWLYGGVDPSSFLSRLREAISINHFIVGMVKAPVMAMVIGIVACVEGLAVQGSAESLGQHTTSSVVKGIFFVIVMDGVFAIFFATIGI from the coding sequence TTGAGCGGCCCGACCTTGGAACAGATCGCGAAAGGCGACGGCTTGGCGCTGTGCGCGGCTGGGTCGTGGACGGCGCGCTTTGCCCCCGCGCTCGAAAAACTCGTCGGCGAGGCCGAGAAGCTGACCGGTAGCCGCCCCAACATCTTCATCGACGTGTCGCAGGTGTCCAAGCTGGATACATTCGGCGCCTGGCTGATCGAGCGGTTGCGTCGGGCGCTGACCAATGGGGGCCACGAGGCGCAGATCGCGGGCCTTTCGGCGAATTACGCGACCCTGGTCGACGAGGTCCGCCGCGTGAAGCCTGCGGTCCCGTTACCGGCAAGCGGTAGCGCCCTGACTGCCGTGCTCGATGGCATCGGCCGCAATATCTATGGCATCGGGGAAACCCTCGTCGCGCTGGTTGATATGATTGGTGCCGTGATCGCGGCCTGGTTCCGCGTCTGGCGGCATCCGTCGAAATTCCGGCTCACCTCGGTGGTGCATCACCTGGAGCAGGTGTGCTGGAACGCAGTACCGATCGTAGTCCTGATCACCTTCCTGATCGGCTGTATCGTAGCCCAGCAGGGTCTGTTCCATTTTCGCCGCTTCGGCGCCGACGTCTTCGTGGTCGATATGCTCGGCGTGCTGGTGCTGCGTGAGCTCGGCGTGCTGCTGGTGGCGATCATGGTCGCCGGCCGGTCCGGCAGCGCCTACACCGCCGAACTCGGCTCCATGAAGATGCGCGAGGAGATCGATGCGCTCCGCACTATGGGTTTCGATGCCATCGAAGTTCTGATCCTGCCGCGCATGGTGGCGCTGGTGCTGGCGCTGCCCATTCTCGCATTTCTAGGCGCGATGGCTGCGCTCTATGGTGGCGGTCTGGTCGCCTGGCTCTATGGCGGAGTCGATCCATCGTCGTTCCTGTCGCGTCTGCGCGAGGCGATTTCGATCAACCACTTCATCGTCGGCATGGTGAAAGCGCCAGTGATGGCCATGGTGATCGGCATCGTGGCCTGCGTCGAAGGCCTTGCCGTGCAGGGCAGCGCGGAGTCGCTGGGGCAGCACACAACATCGTCCGTGGTGAAGGGAATATTCTTTGTGATCGTGATGGATGGCGTGTTCGCGATCTTCTTCGCAACGATCGGGATCTGA
- the dgcA gene encoding N-acetyl-D-Glu racemase DgcA — MTARIEQWPIAGAFTISRGAKTEAVVVVAEIHRGGLTGRGECVPYARYGETPEATLAAILAMQDRFAAGLDRNALQSAMPAGAARNAVDCALLDLEAKSRGQRVWDMLQRPAPRACTTAYTISLGTPEAMASATAKAAYRPLLKIKLGSDDDISRITAVRQAAPESELIVDANEAWTPDNLKANLDACHNAGVTLIEQPLPAGKDDALMHVHRPIMVCADESVHGLASLEALRGRYDAINIKLDKAGGLTEALAMADAARAMNLDIMVGCMVATSLAMAPAMLIAQYARFVDLDGPLLLAGDRDGGLRYDESTVYPPDAALWG, encoded by the coding sequence ATGACCGCCCGGATCGAGCAATGGCCGATCGCTGGCGCCTTCACCATCAGCCGTGGCGCCAAGACTGAGGCCGTCGTCGTGGTCGCCGAGATTCACCGTGGCGGTTTGACCGGCCGTGGCGAATGCGTCCCCTATGCGCGCTATGGCGAGACCCCGGAGGCCACGCTGGCGGCCATCCTGGCGATGCAGGACCGATTTGCCGCGGGCCTCGACCGAAACGCCCTGCAATCGGCCATGCCTGCCGGTGCCGCCCGTAACGCCGTGGATTGCGCCCTGCTCGACCTCGAAGCCAAGAGCCGGGGCCAGCGCGTCTGGGATATGCTGCAGCGGCCGGCACCGCGCGCCTGCACCACCGCCTATACGATCTCGCTAGGTACGCCCGAGGCGATGGCCTCCGCCACCGCAAAGGCGGCCTACCGGCCACTGCTGAAGATCAAGCTCGGCAGTGACGACGACATCAGCCGCATCACGGCCGTGCGCCAGGCCGCACCGGAATCCGAGTTGATCGTCGATGCCAATGAGGCGTGGACGCCGGACAACCTGAAAGCCAATCTCGATGCCTGCCATAATGCCGGCGTCACGCTGATCGAGCAGCCGCTGCCGGCAGGCAAGGATGATGCGCTGATGCATGTGCATCGGCCGATCATGGTTTGCGCCGACGAGAGCGTGCATGGCCTGGCTTCGCTCGAGGCGTTACGCGGGCGTTACGATGCGATCAACATCAAGCTCGACAAAGCCGGCGGCCTGACCGAAGCGCTGGCGATGGCCGATGCCGCGCGTGCCATGAATCTCGACATTATGGTCGGCTGCATGGTGGCGACGTCGCTGGCGATGGCGCCCGCGATGCTGATTGCGCAATATGCACGCTTCGTCGATCTTGATGGCCCGCTATTGCTCGCAGGGGATCGCGACGGCGGTCTGCGCTATGACGAAAGCACGGTCTATCCGCCCGACGCGGCGCTCTGGGGCTGA
- a CDS encoding MFS transporter translates to MIAESATHSAPQIRRKFAQRLAMFYGTVFGSSGFYLPFFPVWLKAIGIDPTWIGAILAVPSMTRFTTLPFITAFAERRHALRQTMIVCAFLTMIGFATVGTLREPLAVLLVFALTAVVWTPLTALTDGYALKGVVRFGFDYGPLRLWGSAAFVVGALACGLVVNWLDGEHLIWVIVAAMVLSAVVSLGLQPLGASTGDGTVLSKASALLRDPGFLAIAISAALIQGSHAGYYTFASITWQAAGLDGLTIAGLWTLGVLAEIVLFAVSPRLTLAPATMVILGGLGALLRWTLTAQTLPLPILVVVQLLHGATYGLTQLGTMGLLLHHVPPHVMARAQGYVTACTGLVMSSMAVLSGAIYARYGEGVYYVMAVLGFAGATVIWFGRYRAGQPPGVAGDQPQSAASGG, encoded by the coding sequence ATGATAGCCGAATCTGCCACCCATAGCGCCCCGCAAATCCGCCGCAAATTCGCGCAGCGGCTGGCGATGTTCTACGGCACGGTGTTCGGCTCCAGCGGCTTCTATCTGCCGTTCTTCCCCGTCTGGCTGAAGGCGATCGGCATCGATCCGACCTGGATCGGCGCCATCCTGGCTGTGCCGTCGATGACGCGTTTCACCACGCTGCCCTTCATCACCGCTTTCGCGGAGCGCCGTCATGCCCTGCGCCAGACGATGATTGTCTGTGCCTTTCTCACCATGATCGGCTTTGCGACAGTGGGCACGCTCCGCGAACCGCTCGCCGTGCTCCTGGTCTTCGCGCTGACGGCAGTGGTCTGGACGCCGCTCACGGCGCTGACCGATGGTTATGCGCTGAAAGGCGTCGTGCGCTTCGGCTTCGATTACGGGCCACTGCGACTGTGGGGCTCGGCCGCTTTCGTGGTTGGTGCGCTTGCCTGCGGTCTGGTGGTCAATTGGCTCGACGGTGAGCATCTGATCTGGGTGATTGTCGCGGCGATGGTGCTGTCGGCTGTCGTCAGCCTTGGTCTGCAGCCATTGGGCGCGTCGACAGGCGACGGCACGGTGCTGTCGAAGGCGAGCGCTTTGCTGCGCGATCCCGGCTTTCTCGCCATCGCGATCTCCGCGGCGCTCATCCAGGGCAGCCATGCCGGCTACTACACCTTCGCGTCGATCACCTGGCAGGCGGCTGGGCTCGACGGCCTCACCATCGCGGGTCTGTGGACGCTGGGCGTGCTGGCCGAGATCGTCCTGTTCGCAGTGTCGCCGCGCCTGACATTGGCACCCGCGACCATGGTCATCCTTGGTGGCCTTGGCGCATTGCTGCGCTGGACGCTGACCGCGCAAACGCTTCCGCTCCCAATTCTCGTGGTCGTGCAATTGCTGCACGGCGCGACCTACGGTCTGACGCAACTCGGCACAATGGGCCTGCTGCTGCATCACGTGCCGCCGCACGTCATGGCGCGGGCGCAGGGCTATGTCACCGCCTGCACCGGCCTTGTGATGAGCAGCATGGCGGTTCTGTCAGGCGCGATCTATGCGCGTTACGGCGAGGGCGTTTACTACGTGATGGCTGTGCTTGGCTTTGCCGGTGCGACCGTCATATGGTTCGGCCGGTATCGCGCCGGGCAGCCGCCGGGCGTTGCGGGCGATCAGCCCCAGAGCGCCGCGTCGGGCGGATAG